From one Caldithrix abyssi DSM 13497 genomic stretch:
- a CDS encoding PD40 domain-containing protein has product MPDWIKKAVLILFLIQAATLQAQGYYFGRNKVQYTHFNWQVMKTEHFDIFYYPEMQKMAEKGAYFAEESYRFLEQKFNYSVTYRIPLIFYSTHLHFQQTNVTPGFIPENVGGFFEFIKGRVVIPGNGDLNEFRHVIRHELVHVFMHMKIVNVLQRYDKLDGAYPPLWFIEGLAEFWSTTWDAQAEMVLRDAVINNYVVGLSEMYRINGTFTMYKVGQDVLGYIARNYGEDKLLRLLECVWKHSYFEQCFKEVLGMDYREFDHHYLYHLKKRYYPLLKDNDLSEQVSQTLVRQGYNFKPTYFELEGQPYIAFVGNRTGYSSIYMRPLKPLKFRDKEKDVQLLIKGEASSDFEAFHIFDSRISVNKNGILAFSSKSGENDVLYLYSIAQRKVISRHSFPKLVGIYSPTWSPDGKKIVFSGLSFSGQKDLYLFEPEGQKLWQLTDDFYNDEDPSWSPDGRFIAFSSDRTPYGQQGAANIFLLNIENGELRYLTFGAQEDRGPAFSADGRFLAFTSDRKGSYNIYVLKNPIESAFSNQPAQFFKMTSYLGATFDPCWTPDNSLIYGAFEKGYFQIRFEPDFLKRLQKAERIVQPILVEDTRAWDFPAIKSSEIMERKPYVRKYELDFAQTQVSQDPIWGTTGGAQLAFTDVLGNDQYYLLIYNNARVASDFWKSFNVAVTKISLEHRINWGVSLYRFAGYYFYPADAYFYEERLGAMATFSYPFSQFSRVSFTQNLAYSDKDWFFNKRRQAYLSSNYISFVHDNSIWASSGPIDGQRINITFGNTYDLRYSNVNYLTGLIDLRKYFRLGLRSAYAVRFLSLFNEGRETLQYYFGGSWDLRLYRRWSLHGRRVLLISQELRFPLIDQIGIRFPVASMRFSGIRGALFLDAGNAWNDKWPGFLGSFGFGIRFNLGNMLVLRLDMGRKTDFKSIGKTTITQFFFGWDF; this is encoded by the coding sequence ATGCCAGATTGGATTAAAAAAGCAGTTCTCATTCTTTTTCTGATTCAAGCTGCAACTCTGCAAGCGCAGGGCTACTATTTCGGGCGCAATAAAGTGCAGTACACGCATTTTAACTGGCAGGTCATGAAAACAGAGCATTTTGATATCTTCTACTATCCGGAAATGCAGAAAATGGCTGAAAAAGGTGCGTATTTTGCCGAAGAGAGTTATCGGTTTCTCGAACAAAAGTTCAATTACTCGGTAACCTACCGCATTCCATTGATCTTTTACAGTACACACTTACATTTTCAGCAAACCAATGTTACGCCGGGGTTCATTCCGGAAAACGTGGGCGGATTTTTTGAATTTATCAAAGGGCGGGTGGTCATCCCCGGTAACGGCGATTTAAACGAATTCAGACACGTCATTCGCCATGAGCTGGTGCACGTGTTTATGCACATGAAAATTGTCAATGTGCTGCAGCGCTACGACAAGCTGGACGGCGCCTATCCGCCGCTCTGGTTTATCGAAGGGCTGGCCGAATTCTGGTCCACCACCTGGGACGCACAGGCCGAGATGGTGCTGCGCGATGCGGTGATCAACAATTACGTGGTTGGCCTGAGCGAAATGTACCGCATTAACGGCACCTTTACCATGTATAAAGTGGGGCAGGATGTACTTGGTTACATTGCACGTAACTACGGAGAAGACAAACTGTTAAGGCTCCTGGAATGCGTCTGGAAGCACTCCTATTTTGAACAATGTTTCAAAGAAGTTTTAGGGATGGACTACCGCGAATTCGACCACCATTACCTTTACCATTTAAAAAAACGCTACTACCCCCTTTTAAAAGACAACGATCTATCGGAACAGGTCAGCCAGACTCTGGTGCGCCAGGGCTACAACTTTAAGCCGACCTATTTCGAACTGGAAGGTCAACCGTACATCGCCTTTGTGGGAAACCGCACCGGTTATTCAAGCATTTACATGCGTCCCTTAAAGCCTCTTAAATTCAGAGATAAGGAAAAAGATGTGCAACTACTCATCAAGGGCGAGGCCTCTTCGGATTTTGAAGCGTTTCACATCTTCGATTCGCGCATCAGCGTCAATAAAAACGGCATTCTGGCCTTCAGTTCTAAAAGCGGAGAAAACGACGTTTTATACCTCTATTCCATTGCGCAGCGCAAAGTCATCAGTCGCCATTCTTTCCCAAAGCTGGTAGGCATATACTCCCCCACCTGGTCGCCGGACGGGAAAAAAATTGTTTTCAGCGGTTTGAGCTTTTCCGGCCAGAAGGATCTGTATTTATTTGAACCAGAGGGACAAAAACTCTGGCAGCTTACCGACGATTTTTACAACGACGAAGATCCGAGCTGGTCGCCGGACGGCCGGTTCATTGCCTTTTCGTCCGATCGCACGCCCTACGGTCAACAGGGCGCTGCCAATATTTTTTTATTGAACATCGAAAACGGCGAACTTCGCTACCTCACCTTCGGCGCGCAGGAAGACCGCGGCCCGGCTTTTTCCGCCGACGGACGGTTCCTGGCCTTTACTTCCGATCGCAAAGGCTCGTACAATATTTATGTGTTAAAGAACCCCATCGAATCGGCCTTCTCCAATCAACCGGCTCAGTTTTTTAAAATGACTTCCTACCTGGGCGCCACTTTTGATCCATGCTGGACGCCGGACAATAGTTTAATTTACGGCGCCTTTGAAAAAGGCTATTTCCAGATCCGCTTTGAGCCGGACTTTTTAAAACGGCTGCAAAAAGCCGAACGCATTGTGCAACCGATTCTGGTAGAAGACACCAGAGCGTGGGATTTCCCGGCCATTAAATCAAGCGAAATCATGGAACGCAAACCGTACGTGCGTAAATACGAGCTGGATTTTGCCCAGACCCAGGTTTCGCAGGATCCCATCTGGGGCACCACCGGCGGCGCGCAACTGGCCTTTACCGACGTGTTAGGCAATGACCAGTATTACCTTTTGATCTACAACAACGCCCGCGTTGCCAGCGATTTCTGGAAAAGTTTTAACGTGGCCGTTACTAAAATTTCGCTGGAACACCGCATTAATTGGGGCGTTAGTTTGTACCGCTTTGCCGGCTACTACTTTTATCCGGCGGACGCCTATTTTTATGAAGAACGACTGGGCGCCATGGCCACCTTTAGCTACCCATTTTCGCAGTTTTCGCGCGTCTCCTTCACGCAAAATCTGGCCTATTCCGACAAAGACTGGTTTTTTAATAAACGACGTCAGGCCTATCTTTCCAGCAATTACATCTCCTTTGTGCATGATAACTCCATCTGGGCTTCAAGCGGGCCCATTGACGGACAGCGCATCAATATCACCTTTGGCAACACCTATGATCTGCGCTATTCCAACGTGAACTATTTAACCGGTTTAATCGATTTGCGCAAATACTTTCGTCTGGGTCTGCGCAGCGCTTATGCCGTGCGCTTTCTTTCGCTGTTTAACGAAGGTCGCGAAACTCTGCAATACTATTTTGGCGGAAGCTGGGATCTAAGGCTCTACCGCCGCTGGTCGTTGCACGGCAGAAGAGTATTGCTCATCTCGCAGGAACTCCGCTTTCCTTTAATTGATCAAATCGGCATTCGGTTTCCGGTGGCGTCCATGCGCTTTTCAGGTATTCGCGGAGCGCTGTTCCTGGATGCCGGCAATGCCTGGAACGACAAATGGCCTGGCTTTTTAGGAAGTTTTGGCTTTGGAATCCGATTTAACTTAGGCAACATGCTGGTTTTGCGTCTGGATATGGGACGCAAAACCGATTTTAAATCGATTGGTAAAACAACCATTACACAATTCTTTTTTGGATGGGATTTTTAA